Sequence from the Nocardia brasiliensis genome:
TGCCCACCGAGGTGGTCATCGATCTGGTCGAGCACGGTGCGCACGCGTTGCAGGCGGCCGGCGTGCGGCTGCTGCTGCCCCGCGCCTGGAATGTCAGCGCGCCCACGATGCGCCTGCGGGTGGAGAGCGCGGTGCCCGCGGCCGAAAGCACCGTCGGCATGCCGGGCCTGGTGTCCTACCGCTGGGAACTCGCGCTCGGCGACATCGTGCTGACCAAGGCCGAGATGGAGCGGCTGGTCCGTAGCAAGTCCGACCTGGTCCAGTTGCGCGGTGACTGGGTGCAGGCCGACCACAAGATGCTGGCCGCCGCCGCCCGCTACGTCGCCGCGCACGCCGACACCTCCGAGATCACCTTCGCCGATCTGGTCGGCGAGCTCGCGGCGGGCCGGGTGGAGCAGGTCCCGGTCACCGAGGTGAGCGCGACCGGCTGGGCCGCCGACATCCTGGACCGGACCAGGGAGCTCCCGCCGATCGAGCCGCCGGTCGGCCTCAAAGCACAGTTGCGTCCCTACCAGGAGCGTGGGCTCGCCTGGCTGGCGACCATGAGCCGCATGGGTTTCGGCGCGATCCTCGCCGACGACATGGGGCTCGGTAAGACCGTGCAGGTGCTCGCGCTGCTGGTGCACGAGCGCGAGACGGGCGCCCGCGCGACGAACACCGAGTCGGCCGGTCGTTCTCGCGCGGCGCAGCGGCCGGGTGCGACGGTGCTCTCGCTCGATGCCGCGCGGCAGCGCAAGGCCGCCAAGGACAAGGCGAGCGGCGGGGAGCAGGCGCGGAGTTCCGCCACGGCCGCAGGTGCGGCCGTGCGCCCGGATGGCACGCCGGGGCCGACCCTGCTGGTGTGCCCGATGTCGGTGGTCGGGAACTGGCAGCGCGAGACCGAACGATTCGCGCCGGATCTGCGGGTGTGGGTGCATCACGGCGCGGGGCGGCATTCGGGTCCGGAGCTGGACGCGGTGGTCGCCGAGGCCGATCTCGTGATCACGACCTATTCGCTGCTCGCCCGCGATCTCGACGAGTTGAAGCGGCAGGGCTGGGACCGGATCGTGCTCGACGAGGCACAGCACATCAAGAACGCCGGGACCAGGCAGGCCCGCGCCGCCCGTGCCCTGCCCGCGCGACATCGGCTGGCGCTCACCGGAACTCCGGTGGAGAACCGGCTGGAGGAATTGCGCTCGATCATGGATTTCGCGATGCCGAAGATGCTCGGCAGCCCGCAGACCTTCCGTGCCCGCTTCGCCGTGCCCATCGAACGCGAGCGAGACGAGAACGCGATCAGCAGGCTGCGCCTGATCACGCAGCCGTTCGTGCTGCGCCGGGTGAAGACCGACCCCGCCGTGATCACCGATCTGCCGGACAAGATCGAGATGACCGTGCGCGCGAACCTGACTGTCGAGCAGGCCGCGCTGTATCAGGCCGTGGTCGACGACATGCTCGCCAAGATCAAGGACGCGAAAGGCATGGCGCGCAAGGGCGCTGTGCTCGGCGCGCTGACCAGACTCAAGCAGGTGTGCAATCATCCGGCGCACTACCTCGGCGACGGCTCGGCGATCCTGCACCGCGGCGGGCACCGCTCCGGCAAGCTCGCCCTGGTGGAGGACGTGCTGGATGCCGTCCTCGCCGACGGTGAGAAGGCATTGCTGTTCACCCAGTTCCGCGAGTTCGGTGAGCTCATCGCGCCCTATCTGACCGAGCGCTTCGGCACCGAGATCCCGTTCCTGCACGGCGGGGTGCCCAAACAGCGCCGCGACACCATGGTGACCCGCTTCCAGGAGCCGGACGGTCCGTCGCTGATGCTGTTGTCGCTCAAGGCCGGTGGTACCGGGCTGAACCTCACCGCCGCCAATCACGTGGTGCACCTGGATCGTTGGTGGAACCCGGCGGTGGAGAACCAGGCCACCGACCGCGCGTTCCGGATCGGGCAGCAGCGCAATGTCCAGGTGCGCAAGCTGGTCTGCGTCGACACGATCGAGGAGCGGATCGACGAAATGATCAACGGTAAGAAGCAACTCGCCGATCTGGCGATCGGCGCGGGCGAGAACTGGATCACCGAACTCAGCACCGACGACCTGCGCGAACTGTTCACCCTCGGGGCGGAGGCGGTCGGCGAATGAGCACCGACGGCCCCGAGCAGGGGATCTATATCGACTACAGCCAGTTCGGCAAGCGTCGTCCGGTGCGCGGCGGGGCGGCGGCGCGCAGCAGGCGCGGTGGTTTCGGGCGCACCTGGTGGGGCAAGGCTCTGGTCGACGCGGTGGAGCAGATGGCAGAGCCGGGTCGCATGTCCCGCGGCCGGACCTACGCTCGCGCCGGGCAGGTGGTGAGCTATCACATCGAGCCGGGCGCGGTGACCGCCGAGGTGCAGGGCAGCCAGCCGCGGCCGTTCACCGCGGTGTTCACGGTGCGCCCGCTGCGCGAGGAAGAACTCGAGTTGCTGATCGAGACGATCCGCGAGGCGCCGGGCATGCTGGCCGAGATCGCTTCGGGCGCGCTGCCGACCGCGCTGGGCCCGCTGCTGCTGCCGACCACCGCGGCCGACCTGGACTTCAGCTGTAGCTGCCCGGATCCGGGCTGGCCGTGCAAGCACGTGGCCGCGGTCTGCTACCTGCTCGCCGAACGGCTCGACGAGCGGCCGCGGGAGATCCTCACACTGCGCGGGCTGGACCTGGACACGTTGATCGGCGGTATCGAACGTGACCTGCGCGCGGCGGATGACACCGACCCATACGGGGACGACGTCGAACTGCCGCGGCTGCCGAAGGTCGAATTCCGCCCGGCGACCGAGGATCTGGACCCGTTGCTGCTGCGTAAGGCGATGCGGATGACCGCGGCGGAGGAGCCGATCGCCGCGGCGGGACTGCGCGAACTCGCCGCGCTCTACCGGCAGTTGGAAGGCTGAGACCGACGGCACTGAGACCGACGGCACAGGGCATCGGCGCGAAGGCGAGCCGCACCGCGTTTGGTGAGCATCCGGCGTCGGGGCTTTCGGGGCGCCGCCGGACCTTCGGGGCGGGATCGAGTCCGGTGACACAGGGACCGGGACTTCCCGACACCGGATGCCTCCCTCAGTGTGCGCGTCACCCGGCCGCCCGGGTACTGCCCGTAGGTTGCCAGGCCGCTGCCCTTGCACCGAACTTCGGCAGCGCTCATGCCTTTTCGCGGGCCCCGGCCACCAGCACAGCAGCGAAGCACAGTGTCGCGATGATCGACATGACGATCACCGGCTCCGGGAAGTACAGCACCGCGAGCCAGCACAGTCCGCCCGACGCGGCCACGCAGACCCCGTTGAACAGCGACCAGCGGGCGAGCAACGGCGGGGCCGAGCGCACCGCGGCGATCGCCAGCAGCCCGAAAAGCAGTCCGAACCAACCCATCCCGACGCTGTATCCGGTGTTCAGGTCGAACACCGTGAGCTGGCGGCCACCCTCGAACAGCGCGGTGGAGACGTGCCGGGACAGCTCGTTGACCGTCGCTTCGGCGGGCGCGTCCGGGCCTGCGAAGACATGCACCACCAGCAGATGCGCCAGGCCGATCAGGCCGAGCAACGCCGAACCCGCGAAGTGGACCGGGACGGCCCAGCGAGCGGACAGGGTGGACGAGGGTGCCATCGCGGTCATCGCGACCTCCGTAACTCGGGCCGAGCGCTTGTTCCCAGAACGGAACAAAATTTATGTTATAGGCTGAGGATCGTGGCGGGCAAGAGTTCATGGCTGGAATCCGGACTGGAGATCCTCGGCACGGCGGGCCCCGCCGGGCTCACGATCGAGCGGCTGGTCGCGACGACCGGGCTGAGCACCGGCTCGTTCTATCACCATTTCTCGGGCATCACCGGCTACAAGGCGGCCTTGCTGGAGCACTTCGAGCAGGTGCACACCACCCGCTACGTGCGCGAGGTGACCGCCGCCGACGCGCTGGACCCGAGGGCACGTCTGGACCTGCTACTCGATCTCGTGCTGGCCGACGAGGAACCGGCCCGGTTGGACACCGCGGTCCGGTCCTGGGCGATCGAGGACCCCGCCGCGGCCGAGGTGAAAGCCCGGATCGACGCCGCCCGCCTGGGCATTCTGCGAAAGCTGTTGCAGGACAGCGGCTACGCGGAGACCGAAGCCGCGGAGACCGCGCGCATCCTCTATCTGCTCGTGCTCGGCGCGAGCAATATGCTGCCCGCGGTATCGGCGGAGGAGCTCCGGAGGCTGGCCCGGCGGGTCCTGTCATGAGCCCGGTGCGGGACGACCTTGGCGCGGCGGTGCCGATCATCGAGCCGCCGCGGCGGGTCGTGTCCCTGGTGCCCTCGCTGACCGAGGCGGTCGCCCGCACCTGTCCCGAAGTCCTTGTCGCCGCGACGCAGTGGTGCACACATCCGGCCGACCTGGGCGTCGAGCGGGTGCGCGGCACCAAGAACCCCGATGTGCGCCGCATCGTCGAGCTCGCCCCGGATCTAGTGCTGTGCAACATGGAGGAGAACCGGCGCATCGATGTCGAGCGGCTGCGCGCGGCGGGTATTCCGGTGTGGGTCACCAGGATCGAGACCGTGGACGAGGCCCTGGCCTCGTTGCGCCGGCTCTGCGTGGTCGCCCTCGGGGTCGGCCCTCCCGCCTGGCTGCTCGAGGCCGAATCCGTCTGGGCGGCACCGCCGCCCGTGCCGCCGCGCGCCGCGGTGATCCCGATCTGGCGGCACCCGTGGATGGTGGTGGGGCGCGACACGTTCACCGGCGATCTCGCCCGCAGGCTCGGCCTCCGTCTCGTGCACGCCGAGCGCCAGGAACGCTATCCGCGGCTCACCGAGGACGAACTGACCGTCGGCGTCGAACTCGCGGTGCTGCCGGACGAGCCGTACGTCTTCACCGAAACCGATGGCCCCGATGCCTTTCCGAACTGTGCTGTTGCCCTGGTCGATGGCCGCAGCCTCACCTGGTACGGCCCCTCGCTCGCCACAGCGCGGAACACGGTGACCCGCCAACTGTCTCGGGCCGTGCCCGGCGGCGCTCGACCGAATGCGTAGTCGAGGCGGGCCCGGCTACGCCGAGGTCGCGAACCGGTAGTCGGCGAGGTCGAAGTGCCCGCTGCGCCAGGCCGCCTCCACGGTGGTGGACGGGCGCAGCGGCACGTCGCCGTGCTTGTCGAAGTAGTAGCTGTTCGCCACCGCACAGCTGTCCTGCCAGAATACCTGCCCGCCACGGCGGTCCAGCATTTCCTGGAAGAACCGGTCGTTGGCTTCCTTGGTCACCTCGACGACCGTCGCGTTGCCCGCGCGGGCGTGGCGCAGGCAGCGCAGGATGTGCCTGGTCTGGTTCTCGATCAGGGCGAAGTAGGACGATCCGTTGTAGCCGTACGGGCCGATGATCGAGAAGAAGTTCGGAAAACCGGGCACGCTCACGCCCTCGTAGGCCTGCAGCCGATTCTCGTCCCACCATTTCTCCAGATCGAGGCCGCCGATGCCGCGCAGCCGGTAGGTCGGCATGTTGCCCGATTCCATCACCTTGAAACCGGTTGCCAGGACCAGGATGTCGACCGGATATTCGGTACCGGTCGCGGTGCGCACGCCGGTGCCGGTGATCGCCTCGATCGGATCGGTCTCCAGCACCACATTGTCGCGGTTGAACGTGGCCAGGTAGTCGTTCGAGAAGCTCGGCCGCTTGCAGCCCAAAGCGTAACGGGGCGTGAGCTTTTCCCGAGTCACCGGATCTTTGACCTGGCTGCGCAGGTGGGCGAGGCCCGCCCGCTCGCCGATCGCGGCGGTGGGCAGATTCTTGTGATAATGCGCCGCGATGGGGAAGGTGAGCTCGACATAGGTCTGGCTGATCAGCCGGGTCAGCGAGCGGGCGCCCGGCAGCCGCAGCGCCCACTGCACCGGCTTGGGCAGCGGGAGATCGAGCCGGGGCAGGCACCAGATCGGCGTGCGCTGGAACACGACGAGCTGCTCGACCCGCGGCGCGGTCTCCGGAATCACCTGCACCGCCGATGCGCCCGTGCCGATGATCGCGACCCGCTTGCCGCGCAGGTCCTGACGGTGATCCCAGCGCGAGGTGTGCATCGTGACCCCGGCGAAGGTGTCGACACCGGGAATCTCCGGCAGTTTGGGCCTGGTGAGCACGCCCGTGGCGCTGATGACGAAGCGTGCGGTCAGCTCGCCGCCGCTCGCGGTGCGCAGCCGCCAGCGACAACCGTGCTCGTCGAACTCGGCCTCGGTGATGGTGGTGCCGAACCGGATTCGCGGCCGCAGCCCGTATTTGTCCACGCACGATTCGGCGTAGGCCTTCAATTCCCGTCCCGGCGCGTAGGTGCGCGACCAGCCGGCCCGCTGCTCGAACGAGAACTGATAGCTGAACGACGGAATATCGACGGCGATACCGGGATAGGTGTTCCAATGCCAGGTGCCGCCGACGCCGTCGGCCTCGTCGACGATCAAGAAATCGTCGAATCCGGCCTCGCGGAGCTTGATCGCCGCGCCGATGCCGGAGAATCCGGCGCCGACGATGATCACCTCGTGCTCGATCCCGTTGTCGGACATGGCCACCTCCCACGTACCGGCGGCGCACACACCGCCTCGTGTGTTCCGGCGGCCGCGGGCTGGGGGATCGCGCGTAATTGGCCGCACCTGCCACCAATTAGGCGCGCGGTGGGGTACTTTGTCAACGATGAGCCTGCGCGTACCGGCCCGGACCTGGGGTGGGCGCACCGCGGCGGAGCGGAGCGCCGAACGCCGCGCGCGGCTGATCGACGCCGCCATGGCGATCTGGATCGATAGCGGCTGGGCGGCGGTGACGATGCGCGGAGTCTGTCAGCGCACCGCGCTCAACGACCGCTACTTCTACGAGCACTTCGCCGACCGGGACGACCTGCTCGGCGCCGCGTGGGATGCCGTGTGCGCCGAAGTATTCGCCGATCTCGCCGCCGTGGTCGCCGAGCAGGTAGACCGGCCGCCGCTCGTGCTGCTGCGCGCGGCCGTGACCAAAGCGGTGGCACTGCAATCCGACCACCACGGCCGCGCACGCATCCTGCTGGCCGACCACGCCGGCAGCGCCGTGCTCGAGCAGCGCCGCAAGACGATGCTCGGCGACGCGACCGAACTGCTCGTCGCCACGGCGCGGCCCCATCTGGCGCCCGGCGCCGACGAGGTCGAGCTCCGGATGAGCACGCTGGTCTGCATCGGCGGCTTCATCGAGCTGCTCACCGCGTGGCGGACCGGGGCGATGGACATCGACGGCCCGCGCATCATCGAGCACACCTGCGGTATCGGTGCGCTGTTCGCCGGCCGCTATCTGCCGCCGGAGGTCATTTCCGCTGATGCGTAACGGTTTTCGCGAGTCAATCGCCGATCCGGTACACGCGGCGGGCGTGCTCCGGCGATTGTCACACGGCGACGTGCCCCGAAGCTCGGGATCCGACGCCGGTTTCAGACGTTGCGGCGATATTGCCCGCCGACGGTGAAGAAGGCATCGGTGATCTGCTGCAACGTGCAGACGCGGGCGGCGTCCATCAGGACCTCGAAGATGTTGTCGTCGGTGCGGGCAACGGCGTCGAGGCGGGCGAGGGCGGCATGCGCGGCATCGCGGTGCCGGTGCTGGAACTCGCGGACCCGCCGCAGCTGAGACTGCTTCTCCTGCTCGGTACCTCGGGCCAGTTCGATCTCGCGGTGCGGCTCGCCGTGCGGATTGCGGAAGGTGTTCACCCCGATGATCGGCAGCGAGCCGTCGTGCTTGCGGTGCTCGTAGCGGATCGACTCGTCCTGGATCTTGCCGCGCTGATACCCGGTCTCCATCGCGCCGAGCACCCCGCCGCGCTCGCTGATCCGGTCGAACTCGGCGAGCACCGCCTCCTCGACCAGGTCGGTGAGTTCGTCGACGAGAAAGCTGCCCTGCAGCGGGTTCTCGTTCATCGCCACGCCCCACTCGCGGTTGATGATCAGCTGGATGGCCAGTGCCCGGCGCACCGACTCCTCGGTGGGCGTGGTCACCGCCTCGTCGTAGGCGTTGGTGTGCAGGCTGTTGCAGTTGTCGTAGATCGCGATCAACGACTGCAACGTGGTGCGAATGTCGTTGAAGCTCATCTCCTGCGCGTGCAGCGAGCGGCCCGAGGTCTGCACGTGGTATTTGAGCTTCTGGGCGCGCTCGTTGGCGCCGTAGCGGTCGCGCATCGTGATCGCCCAGATCCGCCGGGCGACCCGGCCGATCACCGAGTACTCCGGGTCCATGCCGTTGGAGAAGAAGAACGACAGATTCGGCGCGAAGTCGTCGATCGCCATACCGCGCGCGAGATAGGCCTCCACGTAGGTGAATCCGTTGGCCAGGGTGAAGGCGAGCTGACTGATCGGGTTCGCGCCCGCCTCGGCGATGTGATATCCCGAGATCGACACCGAGTAGAAATTGCGAACATTGTTGCGCACGAACCATTCCTGGATATCGGCCATCATGCGCAGGCTGAACTCGGTGGAGAAGATGCAGGTGTTCTGGCCCTGGTCCTCTTTCAAGATGTCGGCCTGCACGGTGCCGCGGACCGTCGCGAGGGTCGCGGCCCTGATATCCGCGGCTTCCTGTTCGGTCGGCGTGCGCCCCTGCTCGGTCGAGAAGCGTTGCAGTGCCTGATCGATCGCGGTGTTGAGGAAGAACGCCAGGATGGTCGGCGCCGGACCGTTGATCGTCATCGACACCGAGGTGGTCGGCGCGGTCAGGTCGAAGCCGTCGTAGAGCGCCTTCATGTCGTCGAGTGAGGCGATGGAGACCCCGGAGGTGCCGACCTTGCCGTAGATGTCGGGGCGCTCGGCGGGGTCGTGGCCGTACAGCGTGACCGAATCGAACGCGGTGGACAGCCGTTTCGCGTCGGCGTATTCGCTCAGTACCTTGAAGCGGCGGTTGGTGCGGAACGGATCTCCTTCGCCGGCGAACATCCGCGCCGGGTCCTCGTTGTCCCGCTTGAACGGGAAGACGCCCGCGGTGAACGGGAAATGGCCGGGCAGATGCTCCGACCGCAGGAACCGCAGCAGCTCACCGTGGTCGGTGTAACGTGGCAGCGCGACGCGCGGAATGAAGTTGCCGGACAGCGTTTCCCGGCGCAGCGGGGTAC
This genomic interval carries:
- a CDS encoding DEAD/DEAH box helicase encodes the protein MLHGLWSPGSGLLLWHDSPLTALPEPLGSVLSAAKFRHRAQVLVAGPGGSTTEQVRAHALAPQRAAEVLRQRLPAEAVSGDLRFLAHVAHGIERWVRAGRIVPELRRDDGQWWVRWRLVGGERQRAWLAELAVAMPAALRVAGRPNAVLDDLVGELTDPIARALVDLPAPTHPLVDALVRDVALDHGSYQVAELLERWRATLSGDEPELVLRLLEPDGELGTADESVALWRLEVCLRLDGEAPSPVPLHSDPALLRVAGEKLGEAQRAYPRLRDLPSDPRSMDLLLPTEVVIDLVEHGAHALQAAGVRLLLPRAWNVSAPTMRLRVESAVPAAESTVGMPGLVSYRWELALGDIVLTKAEMERLVRSKSDLVQLRGDWVQADHKMLAAAARYVAAHADTSEITFADLVGELAAGRVEQVPVTEVSATGWAADILDRTRELPPIEPPVGLKAQLRPYQERGLAWLATMSRMGFGAILADDMGLGKTVQVLALLVHERETGARATNTESAGRSRAAQRPGATVLSLDAARQRKAAKDKASGGEQARSSATAAGAAVRPDGTPGPTLLVCPMSVVGNWQRETERFAPDLRVWVHHGAGRHSGPELDAVVAEADLVITTYSLLARDLDELKRQGWDRIVLDEAQHIKNAGTRQARAARALPARHRLALTGTPVENRLEELRSIMDFAMPKMLGSPQTFRARFAVPIERERDENAISRLRLITQPFVLRRVKTDPAVITDLPDKIEMTVRANLTVEQAALYQAVVDDMLAKIKDAKGMARKGAVLGALTRLKQVCNHPAHYLGDGSAILHRGGHRSGKLALVEDVLDAVLADGEKALLFTQFREFGELIAPYLTERFGTEIPFLHGGVPKQRRDTMVTRFQEPDGPSLMLLSLKAGGTGLNLTAANHVVHLDRWWNPAVENQATDRAFRIGQQRNVQVRKLVCVDTIEERIDEMINGKKQLADLAIGAGENWITELSTDDLRELFTLGAEAVGE
- a CDS encoding SWIM zinc finger family protein is translated as MSTDGPEQGIYIDYSQFGKRRPVRGGAAARSRRGGFGRTWWGKALVDAVEQMAEPGRMSRGRTYARAGQVVSYHIEPGAVTAEVQGSQPRPFTAVFTVRPLREEELELLIETIREAPGMLAEIASGALPTALGPLLLPTTAADLDFSCSCPDPGWPCKHVAAVCYLLAERLDERPREILTLRGLDLDTLIGGIERDLRAADDTDPYGDDVELPRLPKVEFRPATEDLDPLLLRKAMRMTAAEEPIAAAGLRELAALYRQLEG
- a CDS encoding LIC_13387 family protein, with the protein product MTAMAPSSTLSARWAVPVHFAGSALLGLIGLAHLLVVHVFAGPDAPAEATVNELSRHVSTALFEGGRQLTVFDLNTGYSVGMGWFGLLFGLLAIAAVRSAPPLLARWSLFNGVCVAASGGLCWLAVLYFPEPVIVMSIIATLCFAAVLVAGAREKA
- a CDS encoding TetR/AcrR family transcriptional regulator, with the protein product MAGKSSWLESGLEILGTAGPAGLTIERLVATTGLSTGSFYHHFSGITGYKAALLEHFEQVHTTRYVREVTAADALDPRARLDLLLDLVLADEEPARLDTAVRSWAIEDPAAAEVKARIDAARLGILRKLLQDSGYAETEAAETARILYLLVLGASNMLPAVSAEELRRLARRVLS
- a CDS encoding helical backbone metal receptor; amino-acid sequence: MSPVRDDLGAAVPIIEPPRRVVSLVPSLTEAVARTCPEVLVAATQWCTHPADLGVERVRGTKNPDVRRIVELAPDLVLCNMEENRRIDVERLRAAGIPVWVTRIETVDEALASLRRLCVVALGVGPPAWLLEAESVWAAPPPVPPRAAVIPIWRHPWMVVGRDTFTGDLARRLGLRLVHAERQERYPRLTEDELTVGVELAVLPDEPYVFTETDGPDAFPNCAVALVDGRSLTWYGPSLATARNTVTRQLSRAVPGGARPNA
- a CDS encoding flavin-containing monooxygenase gives rise to the protein MSDNGIEHEVIIVGAGFSGIGAAIKLREAGFDDFLIVDEADGVGGTWHWNTYPGIAVDIPSFSYQFSFEQRAGWSRTYAPGRELKAYAESCVDKYGLRPRIRFGTTITEAEFDEHGCRWRLRTASGGELTARFVISATGVLTRPKLPEIPGVDTFAGVTMHTSRWDHRQDLRGKRVAIIGTGASAVQVIPETAPRVEQLVVFQRTPIWCLPRLDLPLPKPVQWALRLPGARSLTRLISQTYVELTFPIAAHYHKNLPTAAIGERAGLAHLRSQVKDPVTREKLTPRYALGCKRPSFSNDYLATFNRDNVVLETDPIEAITGTGVRTATGTEYPVDILVLATGFKVMESGNMPTYRLRGIGGLDLEKWWDENRLQAYEGVSVPGFPNFFSIIGPYGYNGSSYFALIENQTRHILRCLRHARAGNATVVEVTKEANDRFFQEMLDRRGGQVFWQDSCAVANSYYFDKHGDVPLRPSTTVEAAWRSGHFDLADYRFATSA
- a CDS encoding TetR/AcrR family transcriptional regulator produces the protein MSLRVPARTWGGRTAAERSAERRARLIDAAMAIWIDSGWAAVTMRGVCQRTALNDRYFYEHFADRDDLLGAAWDAVCAEVFADLAAVVAEQVDRPPLVLLRAAVTKAVALQSDHHGRARILLADHAGSAVLEQRRKTMLGDATELLVATARPHLAPGADEVELRMSTLVCIGGFIELLTAWRTGAMDIDGPRIIEHTCGIGALFAGRYLPPEVISADA
- the icmF gene encoding fused isobutyryl-CoA mutase/GTPase IcmF, encoding MADSSALHTPINPVRFVTSAALFDGHDAAINIMRRILQAQGAEVIHLGHNRSVREVVDAVLTEDAHGVAVSSYQGGHVEYFEYLADALKKAGAEHVRIFGGGGGVIVADEITRLAESGVTIFSPEDGQRLGLPGMINQLIRACDIDLAAAPPVLDAVLTGERAALARAITCLQQGVLPEHDQAALRRAAEARTVPVLGITGTGGSGKSSLTDELVRRLRTDQQDKLRVAILAVDPTRRRGGGALLGDRIRMNALDGDHIFFRSLATRGGRELPDHIDLIVTACKAAGYDLIILETPGIGQGDAAVTEQVDVSMYVMTPEFGAASQLEKIDMLDFADVVAINKFERRGAADALRDVSRQLIRNREDFTAAPEDMPVFGTSAATFNDDGVTALYQHLTGLLTAHGLHLDPGVLPKVDTRTSTRFAQIIPPARVRYLAEIAETVRAYHARTTAQLVTAQRVQRLEQVAAELPDDRAVADLAAAARAELTPDNAALLAEWPALAESYRGEERVVQIRDREIRTPLRRETLSGNFIPRVALPRYTDHGELLRFLRSEHLPGHFPFTAGVFPFKRDNEDPARMFAGEGDPFRTNRRFKVLSEYADAKRLSTAFDSVTLYGHDPAERPDIYGKVGTSGVSIASLDDMKALYDGFDLTAPTTSVSMTINGPAPTILAFFLNTAIDQALQRFSTEQGRTPTEQEAADIRAATLATVRGTVQADILKEDQGQNTCIFSTEFSLRMMADIQEWFVRNNVRNFYSVSISGYHIAEAGANPISQLAFTLANGFTYVEAYLARGMAIDDFAPNLSFFFSNGMDPEYSVIGRVARRIWAITMRDRYGANERAQKLKYHVQTSGRSLHAQEMSFNDIRTTLQSLIAIYDNCNSLHTNAYDEAVTTPTEESVRRALAIQLIINREWGVAMNENPLQGSFLVDELTDLVEEAVLAEFDRISERGGVLGAMETGYQRGKIQDESIRYEHRKHDGSLPIIGVNTFRNPHGEPHREIELARGTEQEKQSQLRRVREFQHRHRDAAHAALARLDAVARTDDNIFEVLMDAARVCTLQQITDAFFTVGGQYRRNV